The following coding sequences lie in one Lelliottia jeotgali genomic window:
- a CDS encoding Sulfite reductase (NADPH) flavoprotein alpha-component, with protein MTTQAPPSNLLPLNPEQLARLQAATTDFSPTQLAWVSGYFWGMLNQQPGAVATTAPAAVEIPAITLISASQTGNARRVAEALRDDLLAAKLNVNLVNAGDYKFKQIASEKLVIVIASTQGEGEPAEEAVALHKFLFSKKAPKLDGTAFAVFGLGDTSYEFFCQSGKDFDSKLAELGAERLLDRVDADVEYQPAAAEWRARIVEVLKARVPTESTAQAAVTASGVVNEVLTSPYTKEQPLTASLSVNQKITGRDSEKDVRHIEIDLGDSGLRYQPGDALGVWYQNDPQLVKELVELLWLKGTETVTVDGKSLPLSEALQWHFELTVNTANIVENYATLTRSESLLPLVGDKAKLQHYAATTPIVDMVRFAPAQLDAESLIGLLRPLTPRLYSIASSQAEVESEVHITVGAVRFDIEGRARAGGASSFLADRVEEEGEVRVFIEHNDNFRLPANPETPVIMIGPGTGIAPFRAFLQQRAADEAPGKNWLFFGNPHFTEDFLYQVEWQRYVKEGVLNRIDLAWSRDQKQKIYVQDKLREQGAELWAWINNGAHLYVCGDANRMAKDVEQALLDVIAEFGGMDAETADEFLSELRVERRYQRDVY; from the coding sequence ATGACAACACAGGCCCCACCTTCGAATTTGCTTCCCCTGAACCCGGAGCAACTGGCGCGCCTCCAGGCGGCCACCACTGATTTTTCACCCACTCAGCTCGCCTGGGTCTCCGGCTATTTCTGGGGAATGCTCAATCAACAGCCTGGGGCTGTGGCGACGACCGCACCTGCCGCGGTGGAAATCCCGGCGATTACGCTGATCTCTGCGTCGCAAACGGGTAACGCCCGCCGCGTGGCAGAAGCACTGCGCGACGACCTGCTGGCCGCCAAACTGAACGTGAACCTGGTCAACGCCGGGGATTATAAATTCAAACAAATCGCGTCAGAAAAACTGGTTATTGTGATTGCTTCCACGCAGGGCGAGGGCGAACCGGCGGAAGAAGCGGTCGCGCTGCATAAATTCCTGTTCTCGAAAAAAGCGCCAAAACTCGATGGCACCGCGTTTGCGGTCTTTGGCCTCGGGGATACGTCCTATGAATTCTTCTGCCAGTCCGGCAAAGACTTCGACAGCAAGCTGGCGGAGCTTGGCGCCGAGCGCCTGCTAGACAGGGTCGATGCGGACGTGGAATATCAGCCAGCTGCCGCTGAATGGCGCGCGCGCATTGTTGAGGTGCTGAAAGCCCGCGTCCCGACAGAGTCCACCGCGCAGGCCGCGGTGACTGCCTCGGGCGTGGTCAATGAAGTGCTGACCAGCCCGTATACGAAAGAACAACCGCTGACGGCGAGCCTGTCGGTGAACCAGAAAATCACTGGCCGCGATTCGGAAAAAGACGTTCGCCACATCGAAATCGATCTCGGTGATTCCGGTTTACGCTATCAGCCCGGCGATGCGCTCGGCGTCTGGTATCAGAACGACCCGCAGCTGGTGAAAGAACTGGTGGAGCTGCTGTGGCTGAAAGGCACTGAAACCGTCACCGTTGACGGCAAATCGTTGCCGCTTTCCGAGGCGCTGCAGTGGCACTTCGAGCTGACGGTCAACACGGCGAACATCGTTGAGAATTACGCCACTCTGACCCGCAGCGAATCCCTGCTGCCGCTGGTGGGCGACAAAGCTAAACTCCAGCATTACGCCGCAACTACCCCGATTGTGGACATGGTGCGTTTTGCGCCGGCTCAATTGGATGCCGAATCACTTATCGGCCTGCTGCGTCCGCTGACGCCGCGTCTCTACTCTATCGCCTCATCGCAGGCGGAAGTCGAGAGCGAAGTGCATATCACCGTCGGCGCGGTACGCTTTGATATCGAAGGCCGCGCGCGCGCCGGTGGAGCATCGAGCTTCCTCGCCGATCGTGTCGAAGAAGAGGGCGAAGTGCGGGTGTTTATTGAGCACAACGACAACTTCCGCCTGCCTGCTAATCCTGAAACGCCAGTGATTATGATTGGCCCTGGTACCGGTATCGCGCCGTTCCGCGCCTTCCTGCAGCAGCGCGCGGCGGATGAAGCGCCGGGCAAAAACTGGCTGTTCTTCGGCAATCCGCACTTTACGGAAGATTTCCTTTACCAGGTGGAGTGGCAACGCTACGTCAAAGAGGGCGTGCTGAACCGCATCGATCTGGCCTGGTCTCGCGACCAGAAACAAAAAATATATGTACAAGACAAACTGCGCGAACAGGGCGCAGAGCTGTGGGCGTGGATCAATAACGGTGCCCACCTTTATGTCTGTGGCGACGCCAATCGCATGGCGAAAGACGTCGAACAGGCTTTGCTGGACGTGATTGCCGAATTCGGCGGTATGGATGCCGAAACGGCGGACGAATTTTTAAGTGAGCTGCGCGTAGAGCGCCGTTATCAGCGAGATGTCTACTAA
- a CDS encoding 6-carboxy-5,6,7,8-tetrahydropterin synthase has protein sequence MSTTLFKDFMFEAAHHLPHVPEGHKCGRLHGHSFMVRLEITGEVDPHTGWIMDFSELKAAFKPTYNRLDHYYLNDIPGLENPTSEVLAKWIWDQMKPLVPLLSAVTIKETCTAGCVYRGE, from the coding sequence ATGTCCACCACCCTGTTTAAAGATTTTATGTTCGAAGCTGCCCACCACCTGCCGCATGTGCCGGAAGGCCATAAATGCGGTCGTCTGCACGGTCACTCCTTTATGGTGCGTCTTGAAATTACCGGTGAAGTCGATCCGCACACGGGCTGGATTATGGATTTCTCCGAGCTGAAAGCCGCTTTCAAGCCAACCTACAACAGGCTGGATCACTACTATCTGAATGATATTCCAGGTCTTGAAAACCCAACCAGCGAAGTGCTGGCAAAATGGATTTGGGATCAAATGAAGCCGCTGGTTCCGCTGCTGAGCGCAGTGACCATCAAAGAAACCTGCACGGCAGGCTGCGTTTATCGCGGCGAGTGA